The sequence aatgaatcaaacaaaagaAATCCAAGTCATAGATAATTAACaaatctaaatttaaatatttgattacaCCTATCTTGAATGCAATCTAAACAACTAAGAAGAGTTCCaacaaatattcaaaacaaTTGCAAACTGGGAAACCAAACACTATATACTAAAACTTTTGCATGCATATCTGGAACTTACTAAAAGTAGTAAGCACCACCCATGATCTAAACAAAAGAAACTCAAGTCAAAGATGGATCAACAAAGCTAAATGTAAAACCTTTTGGCAGCAATTGGACTACACCTATCTTGAATGCAATCAAAACTTTAAACTAAAATTGAAAGTTCAAATCTTTCAACGCCTTGGTGTATTTCTAGCTCATCAGAACACACAAAACAGGGGAAGAGAACAAGAAAGACACAAGCTTTACCCTCATGGAACTACTAAGAagagtttcaactttcaaacaAAGATTGAAAGTTCAAAACTTTCAACCCCTTAGTGAATTTTCATCTCTTCACAAACACAAAACAGAGGAAGATAACAATAAAGGCACAAGCTTTTCACCTCATGGAACCTCCCCACACAACCACCCTGAGTGAACGTCGAGGACAAGTAAACCAAGTCCTGCTTAAACCGAAACCCAAGTTTCAGCACATCAGGAGACACGAACATATCGTTCAAGAGCTCCCACACCGAAGGGAGATGAATCGAAGTCAAGTCAATAAGAAAAACATCATCCGAGTCACGACCGAGTCGGCACGCGACTTGTAGGAGAGTAACAATCGGAAACGACGACGTACTAGAGCGTTGCGGTTTCCACTCCGCGTCCAAGGCGATCACCGTGGAACGAGCGAAGGAGCATTTTAGGCGAGTGAACTCGGGCGAGTCGGTGGAGGAGACAAGATAGATCTTCATTAATGTGAGGAGACATTACAGTCAAGTCTCTCCGGTTGGTTTTTAATGTCTTTTAGGTTATGCCGGTTTAAGAAAACCAATATAAACCGGAATGTAATCGAAAACCGTAATAATGGCTCTAAATTAAACCCGGTTGGATAAAAACCAATATAAACCGGGATGTAATAAAAAACCGTGATATTGGCGCTAAATTATACCCGGTTGGATAAAAACCAATTTAAACCGGGATGTAATCGTAAACCGTTACAGTGGCGCCAAATTAAACCCGGTTATTGTTTTTCCCCGCGAAAAACTCGTTGAAACAGAGATTtatcacctctctctctctctctctctctctcgtgaGAATGGTGGTGTCGCGGCGGAGAAGAACTCAGGTGACGAACCTTAGATCCATGGCGGATGATTCTGATTCGGAATTGGATACGGTCTGCGAGGAATGCAGCTCAGGGAAACAACCTGCGAAGCTGCTTCTTTGCGACAAATGCGACAAAGGGTTTCATCTGTTCTGTCTCAGACCGATTCTCGTTTCAGTTCCCAAAGGCTCTTGGTTCTGTCGTTCGTGTTCTAAACACCAGAACCCTAAAGGTAAGATCTTTCGAATCGCTTATGCTTGAGCTGTAGGTTTTGTGAACTCTGTCCTTTGATTTGatacttaaaaattaaaactttattGCAGCTTTCCCTCTCGTTCAGACCAAACTCATAGACTTCTTTCGGATCAAACGGTCCTCTTCAGACACATCTTACATCTCATGTTCTCCTCCAGGTAAAAAGTTTACATCTTTGTAGTTTTTTTCAGATTAGAAGTTAATATTCCGACAAAATGTGGTATGTCATATGTGTTGTGTTTGGTAATATTTATCCacagtttgatttttttggcAGATAATATTGggaagaaaaggaaaaggacAAGCTTGGTGATgtcaaagaagaagaggaagcttCTTCCATACAACCCAACCGTTGATGCTCAAAGAAGACTTGAGCAAATGGCGTCTCTAGCCACTGCGTTGAGAGCATCCAACACCGAGTTCAGCAACAAGCTTACTTATGTACATAGCAAGGCTCTAAGATCTGCAAACAAAGCTGTCCTTGAGAAAGGAGGCATGCAGGTATGGATAGACTCATGTTTCTTCACTCGAATCTTCATAAGTTTTAGTATCAGTTGAAGAAGATGATTGTGTATTCAATGCAATATTCAAGAAATCGCTAAGTGGTGGTTAGGCGTTTAAAAAAAGATTCTTGTTTAATCAGGTGTCTAGgccgatttttttaaaaatcgttttgtttagACCAAATTTATCGCCTAGGTGACTtctagaccgatttttaaaaCACTGATTCAATGTCGCACAGGTTCTGTCTAAACAAGATGCAGAGACCTTAGCCTTGTGCAAGAACATGATGGTTCGTGGTGAATGTCCACCCCTTATGGTCGTCTTTGATCCTTATGAAGGGTACTTTAACGTTCCtattagcttctttttttttttttacttttataatctAGAATGATTATTGAATTAGATTGGTTTTAAACCTGTGACAGGTTCACAGTAGAGGCTGATAGGTGTATTAAAGACTTGACTATAATCACAGAGTATGTTGGTGATGTTGATTATCTGAGCAACAGAGAAAATAACTATGATGGAGACAGCATGATGACTCTCCTCCATGCCTCTGATCCTTCGCAATGCCTCGTTATTTGCCCTGACAAACGCAGTAACATCGCACGTTTCATCAGCGGCATCAACAACCACACTCCGTGAGTTTCTCTTATGAGCTTGAAACGTTTTTAATATTAGCTTGTcctcatttgttttttttttgtgggcgTTTTGTGAAATGTGCAGAGAAGGGAGGAAGAAGCAGAACCTGAAGTGTGTGAGGTTCAACATCAACGGAGAAGCTAGGGTTCTTCTCGTAGCTAATAGAGATATTTCTAAAGGGGAGCGATTGTATTATGACTACAACGGATATGAACATGAATATCCAACTGAAAATTTTGTATAACCCTAAAAGTATACATATAAACTTGTTCAGCAAGAAACCAAAATGGTGTCTGGTCTTCTTGTCTtcccatgaatcaagccttattTTTCACAAGTTGTACCACAACAACGCTGTTAAATTATCTTTCtatacttttatttaaaattatataagaatAATTATTATGAAatcaatcattattttttattctattttggcaattttccctttTTAAAATTGGTTTATGTGGTCATAGTCGGAATGTGTGCAAATCggttaaaaaatgatttttttctaaaaaaaatagttttttttttaaagtgatttttttgaaacagtTCTTTTAACATTGATTGCTTCAACATTGAGTATCTTATTTCTAAACTAAATATAGaatgatgcaaaaaaaaattatagaaaatgatTTTGACTATATAATTAATCtcgtaatgaattttatttaaataaaaagaaacatgGATATTTTTACAAGTAAAAAATGGTTCCGGCAACATTCGAACTGGTACTTGTGTTCCAAGCAAACTTTGCGGCCAAAATTCAGATCACCGTTGGTGATTCTATGTCCAAAAGAGGGTGGTTGTCGTCTCTACAACCCAGAAAAAGACATGGTTTACGTGGCGAAGAGTGACCTTTCGGGGTATCAATTCCTAGGAAACTCACGTAAGTGGTTTTTTGTGGTAGATTCTAGATCTGATCTCTACATCATAGACGCCACGAGAGGATGCTACTCCCACGTCTAGAGACACTCAAAGGTGGCACTCATGTGATTAAGCGTATAATGGCCCTCACGAACTAATgaatttttggtcgagaaaaattCTACACGGCCAGTTTGAAATTGGTTCGACCggaactaaaaataaaaatcgacccggtAAACTAATGTCTCGACGGAACTGTTTTGTGgtcgagtcttaaatattttggtcgaatttttattaagctGGACGAGATTTTCCGAGGGCAAAACAAGAACCAAAGAGAAGGAACATttggttaaaattttatttaaaattatcgaCCAACTTCTAAATAGTTTTTGAACTAAGTTATGCCCTCCACCAGCCTACTTGTGCACTTATTCAGTCACATGTTATGCACATGCCTACTTGCCTAGCATTTTCAGTAGGCACATGACAATCACAATCTACCTGCTTGCCTTGTTTCTTAGGTTGTCATGTGACAAACACATGAAAGGGCTAGAGTTTCTTTAGGGTAAGGACATGACAGCAACTTATGCTGAGAGTGCTGAAGCAGCTGGTGAGCTGTCCACACTCAGCCTAACTTTGTCCTAAGTGAAATCATCACCTAAAGCAAGCTCACTTCATATTTAACCCTTTCCAGCTGTTTTCCACGTCCTGAAATCTAAAGAAAAATCAAGAGAGTTTCAGAAATtttaagagagaaagaagaagagaaaactgaaaaaaattcagaaactAAAATCAAGAGAAAAAGTATGGTTGAATCTTTGGTAAAGTTCATCCATCAGTTGTTTCAGTCTGTTATTGAGAGTAAGATCAGACGGTGAGACTTTTAAATAAAACCCTAGACCTAGTTCAGTTCAGATCATGATCAAACCCACATCTCTCTTTCTGTTCAGTTCAGCCGCAAGCTAACcttggagaagaggatcagctgaGACCATCTAGTCCTTTGGTTCGTCTTGGTAAGCTTTGGTCTCCTTGCTTCAGTCAATATCTGATCAGAACAGTTCATGGCTATCTTAGATCTTGGTCGGATCAGTTGTATAAGTTGTGATACAGTTCAGTTATTGTTTAGTTTCAGTTTGAATCCATCTCTTAAAACATTTAGCTAAGCTGTTATGGATTGATTGGAGttaaaccgaactgaactcAATCTGATATTGTCCTGAACTGTTGTTAACTGAATATAACTGAGCTGATCTGATCTTGTATGAGAAGAACcgagcttgaactgaattgatttAAGTTGTTTAACGTTAACCGAATTGTCGGATTGTTGATGTTCTGAACCGAACCTTGCTCTGTTTTGATCAGCTAAGGTGTGGAGCTTTACTAGTCCAACTCTGTCCATTCAGTCTCTTGGTAAGCCACAATCAAGTGAGTCGGATGAGTTGTTGAGTTAATCATAGTAACCGATCAGAACCTTGTCCACTCTTAGGTCCATTCAGCTTTGTTCAAGAGGAACTCAAGTCTTGTTCAAGCCAGTTTCAAGACTGTTTTTTAGGTGAGTCTAGACAGATGATGAGATAGATCATGAATGAGTACATGATTGAGTTTAATTGTAATATCTTAATTAGATAGTAAAGTCTTTGAATCCTTTAAGAAGTGTATGGTGTTTACTTAGTGAAAACACTTACACTTAAAGAATAATGAAAATGTTATAGTGAGGTTAATACTAATCTTaatacttgttctcaagtaataatcttaattatgaaataatcttgatttaattaagaattaactttagattaattaagaattaatttgggactaattgaaaattaattatgattaattttggATTAATTTTGAAACAATCGTAGAAGTgaaaatcatgtgaagtcttattataTTCACTATCTTTAAAGTCTCCGCATTATCGTGACTTGGTCCTGTAAAGGGAACAAGGTCATAAaaacacgatgatggggtagctTCCTAGAGACCGTatactgcatgacgatgcagtgtATCATAAGTTTCCTATGTCGATATATCAATAGCTGATGAGAAAGCAATGAATGCATATAAAGCCATCTCAGCTGGCTATAAAATCGTTGTTACAACACCAGGAGAGGTTTTGTTTCTCTATACCAGAGCTTACGAGCCAGCCTCTGGAAAGCCTAGGATCTTTCGTCTGTACAAAAGGGATGCTAAAGATCTAGACCCGGGAACCTTAGATACATGGCTTGTTAAGGTGGATTCTATAGGTGATGAGGCTTTGTTTTTTGATTTGGGTATCACCGTGCCTGCTGACCACACCCTTGGTATTGAGCCAAGCTCCATCTACTTCACCCGTAACGACCGCCGTTTCAGTCACACGAAACGTTTAACTACATGCATCGACGTATGTGTGTACAAACTTGCAACAAAGACCATCAAACGCGTCCCCGGTCTCTCCTCCAACTTCAGACTCAAGGTTGCCATGTGGTTTCTCCCCTCTTGATTGGTTTCTTGCGTTGTTATTTTCATTCATGTGTTCAATCTTGCAACAAAGATACTAACCGCTTCCCCATGATGTCTCCCTttgatgtataatcttttgacACTGCTAAGTGTTTTAACTTTAAGCATCTTAAGACTTATGTTTCAAATTTCAATCACTTCAAGTAAGCTAGAGAGGCTGATTGTGGAAGAATCTCAATTCAAGATGATTGAAATGGAGCAGTAATTGTTGTTAGATTGAGATAAGATTTGGTATAAACGAAACTATGGGAATAGCATTGATGCAGAAGGAAAAGCCATGTTAATGCATATGCAGAATACTTGGAGCATGGGGGTTTAAGAAGATATGTTTTGAAGGGAAACATTTTATTCTCTATCTCGAGTACATATTTTGGGTTATGTTTGTATTGATAGTTGTTAGAGTtacatttgtatcaatgttaATGCGAtggattattttttataaaggtGAATCTTAGTGGCAAGTATAATTGTTTTAGAGTAACCACACATCCTAGATTTACTTTTACTTTCTTAAACTAGTTTTTAAAGCAATTTGGTCCCAATCCTAGAAAAACTCGAATAATTCGAAGGCTAAAGCTATTTGAGTTTAGTATGAGGtaaacaaaaatacaattttttttaactgacAATGGTACATCTTCCAGCGCAGGATTGACAGCGAGGCATGGAGAACCATTTCTTCCATCTCTGTGGTTCCTCAAACTTATTGGTAAAATGCGAAGAACAGGTAACTTGGGTGagatgatttttaaaatgagacaaaaatagattaaatgTTGAGACTAAACAGTTCTATTATAAATTATCCATTTATATAGTCCCACAACAAATAAAATAGAGATAgaacaaaagaaacataaaaagtGTATATCAATAATGACTgaaatttatatactaaaaattgTTGCCCTCGGTGATAAAAACTCTTGGTTCCGTCCCTGAGTTGGGCTGGCGTCATACCCGGTAACGTTTTCTTATACGCTGCAATCAAACAATATGAGTATCAAAATATTACATCTGTAATTATAGCATCTACATGTAACAACTGAAGATATAGAAATAAAATTCTAAGAAAAAGACTTGTATATAAAGTCCACGTCAATCAAAATAaccaatgaaaatattttaactactaACATACGACATGGTGAGTAGTCTAATCTTAACCTATGCTGAATATGTATTCCACTGATTCAAGAGTAACTACATCATATAACCTATGCTGAATATGTGTACCACTGATTCAAGCGTATCTACATCATATAAGCGATAACTCTTACCTTAACTAACATTAAATTTGATTGATACTAATCAAGGTAACATAATATCAATTTGATTCAAGTAGAAAAGCAAGGCATTACCGTGGCCAGTGGCTCCACGCGACCAGTAACGCACGTAACACTTGGCTAAGTGCACTTCACCCCAAGCAGTTATTCCACACAACGACTTCAGCTGTTTGTTCGCTTCCTTCAAACAGTCGTTACAGTCACTCGCACTAAGATCTCCAGTACACTGAGCCACAGCTTGCGCTCCCtcttgatgttaggagttttcaaggctcctaagacaaatgctgtagtttaaatgattgtcgaaccagttctgagagatatcaaagcaccgagaatgcaagtaatcacttaatctaagtgcaaccaatgatttagatggggttttaaactatgactaattaaaagaaataactaaatgatactttcttaactattggaaaagagaactcatggatatagggattagacctcgggtgatcaagtttcgaactaaagatggcaaacgatcaatcaatctattaaccttaagcttggacacaatcctaaacaaactctatgtctagatgaatgttcatttacttaacacaattcaaacatcaaatgtctttggttgaataatatgaaagcaatcataactagcaagtccaatggctatcttagtacctctaacaacaaatgtctttggcaaagtatgctaaaagctaagaagagctgtctcgggcatttcctcgaacacctttcggggggaaatgcctaaggatcaactactgagtggccaactcagaagatgcattatacTCACTcaactagcaaggaaatatgaatgatctacactaaaacatcctagttctaacctaatcaccctcaaTCTCCCTatcccatgaattcaaaaggtgattactcactaatctccatgattcctcttaaacccatgttggatttcagattaatcatgtagagaaacacaggaaatagataagaacacagaattctcaataataaactgatcaattgattcaaagagatgactttccaaaggtttttggtggtttttctaagaacaaagatgatcccCCTCTTGGTGGCTcctagagtattaaaacataggtttagaaaataaaaacgtgcataatgaaatgaccaaaaggcccttgagaaatcacaaATTCGAGTAGAAATAAAACGCGCAGCGACCTCAgcccgtcgctccgacaagtcgctccaggcttcgggagcgacctcgctgtgtcgctgcgagaggtcgctccgggctcgttctcgcgtctccgggtgatgaaaccgcgagcgacttctccctgtcgctcccataacgtcgctcccagctggagcgacctcgctgtgtcgctccgagaggtcgctccgggcttgtTCTCGCAtctccgagtgatgaaaccgcgagcgacttctccctgtcgctctggttaGGTCGCTCCAGTAGGGTGATcagagcgacctcgctgtgtcgctccggactggtcgctcccatgccttgctcgcccaatgaccattctaaacactcctttttgagctccaaatgcctccaagtgtctccaagaactccatgtggtactccaatacctgataaggactcatgtatgcaaaatgcaacctaaacatggctaaatcctaatctatatgatcaaaatacacatggatgaatggataaaacaatagaaatatgcaagatatcacctCTCCTATCGAAGCTCTGTAAGGTACGCTATCGGCGTCCACTACGAAACTCACCATCTTACTGGTCTTAGTCAACTCGTCCGGGCTATACCCCCACGGTGTCCCGCATATCCTAGCCAGCAACGTCTTATTCGCCACGCCTAGGAACTTAGTGTTCTTATACTCCACGAAACAACCTTCAAGCAGCAACGCGCCGCCGGACGCGCCCCCGCAGAGACTTTGTAGTATGCGAGCAGCTTGCGCGACGCATCTAGCGCAATCATCGGAACGTGTGGAGAGGTCGCTGCGGCAGTGGTGCATCCCGTGGACGGTTTTGCCGTAGGTTCCGACAGTGAAATGGTCGTATGTAAAGATATTAGCTGAGTTTACGAGCGAGGTGAGTAGCGAGTTGACATTTGAGTCGTAAGATGATCCGGGAAGGTACTTGGAGCAAAAAGACGATCCTCGAAAGTAGTTTGGTTGCGTACAATGGTGGTAGTAAAGAAAAGTATTGTCGGAAGGAGATGAGAAGTTTCTGATAAGAGATGCGGCTGCGATGACGACGGAGATGGCAATAATTGTGTTT is a genomic window of Brassica napus cultivar Da-Ae chromosome A2, Da-Ae, whole genome shotgun sequence containing:
- the LOC106382684 gene encoding histone-lysine N-methyltransferase ATXR6 encodes the protein MVVSRRRRTQVTNLRSMADDSDSELDTVCEECSSGKQPAKLLLCDKCDKGFHLFCLRPILVSVPKGSWFCRSCSKHQNPKAFPLVQTKLIDFFRIKRSSSDTSYISCSPPDNIGKKRKRTSLVMSKKKRKLLPYNPTVDAQRRLEQMASLATALRASNTEFSNKLTYVHSKALRSANKAVLEKGGMQVLSKQDAETLALCKNMMVRGECPPLMVVFDPYEGFTVEADRCIKDLTIITEYVGDVDYLSNRENNYDGDSMMTLLHASDPSQCLVICPDKRSNIARFISGINNHTPEGRKKQNLKCVRFNINGEARVLLVANRDISKGERLYYDYNGYEHEYPTENFV
- the LOC125581310 gene encoding plasmodesmata-located protein 6-like isoform X2 — protein: MSPINTIIAISVVIAAASLIRNFSSPSDNTFLYYHHCTQPNYFRGSSFCSKYLPGSSYDSNVNSLLTSLVNSANIFTYDHFTVGTYGKTVHGMHHCRSDLSTRSDDCARCVAQAARILQSLCGGASGGALLLEGCFVEYKNTKFLGVANKTLLARICGTPWGYSPDELTKTSKMVSFVVDADSVPYRASIGEGAQAVAQCTGDLSASDCNDCLKEANKQLKSLCGITAWGEVHLAKCYVRYWSRGATGHAYKKTLPGMTPAQLRDGTKSFYHRGQQFLVYKFQSLLIYTFYVSFVLSLFYLLWDYING
- the LOC106415227 gene encoding F-box protein At5g25290-like, with translation MNAYKAISAGYKIVVTTPGEVLFLYTRAYEPASGKPRIFRLYKRDAKDLDPGTLDTWLVKVDSIGDEALFFDLGITVPADHTLGIEPSSIYFTRNDRRFSHTKRLTTCIDVCVYKLATKTIKRVPGLSSNFRLKVAMWFLPS
- the LOC125581310 gene encoding plasmodesmata-located protein 2-like isoform X1 is translated as MSPINTIIAISVVIAAASLIRNFSSPSDNTFLYYHHCTQPNYFRGSSFCSKYLPGSSYDSNVNSLLTSLVNSANIFTYDHFTVGTYGKTVHGMHHCRSDLSTRSDDCARCVAQAARILQSLCGGASGGALLLEGCFVEYKNTKFLGVANKTLLARICGTPWGYSPDELTKTSKMVSFVVDADSVPYRASIGEVAFCIHESLSGIGVPHGVLGDTWRHLELKKECLEWSLGEQGMGATSPERHSEVALITLLERPNQSDREKSLAVSSLGDARTSPERPLGATQRGRSSWERRYGSDREKSLAVSSPGDARTSPERPLAATQRGRSRSLERLVGATG